The following are from one region of the Spodoptera frugiperda isolate SF20-4 chromosome 20, AGI-APGP_CSIRO_Sfru_2.0, whole genome shotgun sequence genome:
- the LOC118281469 gene encoding uncharacterized protein LOC118281469 isoform X1, with protein MLSEEPDDEGEEREQFENQYYKLVAAARRLLGARPHQSSQLPDESVASCGDGRSGGFKSNCVRLPKINLPSFHGHYQNWLEFRDTYLSLIHLRSDIDNINKLHYLRASLKGSALLIIDNLDFKAENYEAAWNLLCSRYDNKRLLVNNHVHALFNVEHIKHESCSAIRHLIDVTNKNLRALSTLDQPTQYWDTLIIHMMAEKLDSVTHREWEEHRNTLNNPPSLEIFITFLSNKADLLETLQENKSKTKIHNKNSLDTIKNHYNQPTSTKYTQNTYLQYNTNKKHNNTYKKSLTCPMCNQNHFLFSCEAFRSLSIEERRQKAKDAKVCLNCLRPGHIETRCNLVPCKYCKKKHSTLLHMHEAETTVQPSLPVSNLDSFSSSTDVLDTTTPPIVLLSTALVRVVDSKGNVHTARVLLDNGSTANFVSEFLCGKLGLSRRATSTTVTGINNNTSHSSQSCSLTIISNYDEKYRLPVDCHILPHVTKVLPSSFINIDNITLPSGISLADPSFNTPSAVDILLGADIFWSVLCNNSIDLGKNQPKLYETKLGWLVSGYVARHKSHTSPLVCNFLSEKADPDLARFWELDSVATTHALSPEEQACEQSFIKNTFRKDDGRFVVVMPLKKDPSVLGDSYQKAKCRFLSLERKFQRDPVFKNRYMEFMHEYERLGHMTENMPSSFSRSDNVNFFLPHHGVVREESSTTKLRTVFDASATTSSGLSLNDIQMVGPTVQDDLYSILVRFRQHKYVVTGDVEKMYRAIELNPSQRHLQQIIFRFNPNEPLKTYTLNTVTYGTASAPYLATKCLVSLASNALDDDVKQSIQRDFYVDDYLGGSNSLNQTISMCKGVISVLKSAQFNLRKFKSNNQTILDHISPSSNNSNQILDLSDSTTVNTCKTLGLNWICDSDILSFSINIKHPAKTITKRHILSVISQIFDPLGLVSLCVIEAKILMQKLWINKYQWDDEVSKDILDSWIVFSDTLPCLNQLKIPRWVLSDNCERYEIHVFSDASQSAYGACLYIRSVQRSGSVNVTLVTSKCKVAPIKPMTIPRLELCGALLAARLCTKVLSSLTLQVDKCHFWCDSTIVLGWLTTSPLQLKHFVRNRVHEIQESTEGHLWSYVPSKDNPADLVSRGLKADSISNSSLWWSGPTFLLKDEVLWPKMPNQKEKHDLPELISCSVVCCSTNVDPICNLIKNTSNLIYLQKTIAYLQRFIYNFRNKSNKRTGHFSVTELKTSLYLLLHKAQLEMFPEEYAILKAKKSLPNKNRLISLSPYLDSNNLIRVGGRLDNSPYSFDTKHPILLCSKHHFTKLIFHYYHLKYLHAGPQLLLANIRQSYWPLGGRILAKNIVAKCVRCCRYKAQCAQPIMGQLPSSRSELLYPFLHCSVDYAGPVMIADRKGRGCKLIKAYLAIFVCNATKACHVELVTALSSEAYIAALNRFVSRRGKPQSITSDNGTNFVGTSSELSKVLARSDLEGQLALEGIEFKFIPAYSPHFNGLAEAAVRSIKHHLKRLLHTTHFTYEEMATCLAQIEAVLNSRPLTPLSSNPLDFSALTPSHFLIGRQLNALPHSQDSDVDIGKINRLERFKRIECIRRHFWDRFSLEYVALLQQK; from the coding sequence ATGTTGTCGGAGGAACCCGACGATGAAGGCGAGGAGCGTGAGCAGTTCGAGAATCAGTACTACAAGCTCGTGGCGGCGGCGCGGAGACTACTCGGTGCTCGCCCTCACCAGTCTTCTCAACTTCCGGATGAATCCGTGGCGAGTTGCGGGGATGGACGCTCAGGTGGTTTCAAATCCAATTGCGTTAGATTGCCAAAAATTAATTTACCCTCTTTTCATGGTCACTATCAAAACTGGCTTGAGTTTAGGGACACTTATTTGTCATTGATACATTTAAGGTCAGACATAGATAACATAAATAAGCTGCACTATCTGCGAGCTTCACTTAAAGGTAGTGCACTATTAATTATtgataatttagattttaaagcAGAAAATTACGAGGCCGCTTGGAATTTATTGTGCAGTAGGTACGACAACAAAAGGTTACTCGTGAATAATCATGTTCACGCATTATTTAATGTTGAACACATAAAACATGAATCATGTTCAGCAATACGCCATCTTATAGacgtaactaataaaaatttacGTGCGTTGTCGACGTTGGATCAACCAACTCAGTACTGGGACACGCTTATCATTCATATGATGGCGGAGAAGTTAGATAGTGTTACACATAGGGAATGGGAAGAACATAGAAACACCTTAAATAATCCTCCATCTTTAGAAATTTTCATAACTTTTCTTAGTAACAAAGCAGATTTATTGGAAactttacaagaaaataaaagtaaaactaaaatacacaacaaaaattcattagatacaataaaaaatcattacaatCAACCTACATCTACAAAATACactcaaaatacatatttacaatataatacaaataaaaaacataacaatacatataaaaaatcctTAACTTGCCCAATGTGTAATCAGAATCATTTCTTATTCAGTTGTGAAGCATTTAGATCTCTTTCAATTGAAGAACGTAGACAGAAGGCTAAAGATGCTAAGGTATGTCTCAATTGTCTACGACCAGGGCATATTGAAACAAGATGTAACCTAGTTCCTTGTAAATATTGCAAGAAAAAGCATAGCACGCTGCTTCACATGCATGAGGCAGAAACTACCGTTCAACCATCTCTTCCAGTTAGCAATTTAGATAGTTTTTCTAGCTCAACAGATGTTCTGGACACGACTACTCCTCCGATTGTTTTGCTTTCCACAGCGCTCGTGAGGGTGGTGGACAGCAAGGGCAACGTGCACACAGCTCGGGTACTGCTCGATAATGGCAGTACAGCCAACTTCGTGTCAGAATTCCTTTGCGGTAAGCTGGGTTTGTCACGACGTGCTACGAGCACCACAGTGacaggtataaataataatacttcgcATAGTTCACAATCTTGCAGCCTTACTATTATTTCCAATTATGATGAGAAATATAGACTTCCAGTGGACTGTCATATTTTACCTCACGTTACCAAAGTTTTACCGTCTTCTTTTATTAACATAGATAATATTACCCTCCCATCAGGAATAAGTCTAGCTGACCCTTCATTTAATACTCCGTCAGCAGTAGACATCTTACTTGGGGCCGATATATTTTGGTCCGTCTTATGCAATAATTCCATTGATTTGGGGAAAAATCAACCCAAATTATATGAAACGAAACTGGGTTGGCTGGTGTCAGGGTACGTTGCCCGCCATAAGTCACACACTTCTCCtcttgtttgtaattttttgagTGAAAAGGCCGATCCAGACTTAGCTCGTTTCTGGGAATTAGATTCCGTAGCAACCACGCACGCCCTGTCTCCTGAGGAGCAGGCGTGTGAACAgagtttcataaaaaacacCTTTCGTAAGGACGACGGGCGCTTCGTCGTTGTTATGCCGCTGAAGAAGGATCCTTCAGTCCTGGGCGATTCCTATCAAAAGGCGAAGTGTCGGTTCTTGTCATTAGAGCGTAAATTTCAAAGAGACCCTGTCTTTAAAAATAGATACATGGAGTTCATGCATGAATATGAACGTTTAGGTCATATGACTGAAAACATGCCGTCTTCATTTAGCCGTAGTGACAATGTCAATTTCTTCTTACCTCATCATGGCGTGGTCCGTGAGGAAAGCTCTACAACCAAGCTTCGTACAGTCTTCGATGCATCGGCCACTACTTCTTCAGGTTTGTCTTTAAATGACATACAAATGGTCGGACCAACTGTACAAGATGACCTATATTCCATCTTGGTACGTTTTCGCCAACATAAATATGTTGTTACTGGCGATGTAGAAAAAATGTATAGAGCCATAGAGCTCAATCCATCTCAACGGCATTTACAGCAAATTATTTTTCGCTTTAATCCCAACGAACCTCTTAAAACTTACACTCTCAATACGGTGACTTATGGCACGGCATCTGCTCCATACTTGGCCACTAAGTGTCTTGTGAGTTTAGCGTCTAATGCTCTTGATGATGACGTCAAACAGTCAATTCAGAGAGATTTTTACGTGGATGACTATTTAGGAGGCTCTAATTCTTTAAATCAAACCATTAGTATGTGCAAGGGAGTCATTTCAGTATTAAAATCAGCACAATTTaacttaagaaaatttaaatccAATAATCAAACAATTTTAGATCATATTTCTCCCTCTTCAAATAATTCCAATCAAATTTTAGACCTTTCAGACAGTACTACAGTTAACACCTGTAAAACTTTAGGTCTCAATTGGATTTGTGATTCTGATATCTTGtcgttttcaataaatattaagcatCCCGCCAAAACCATAACTAAAAGACACATTCTTTCTGTCATAAGTCAGATCTTTGACCCGTTAGGTCTTGTGTCCCTGTGCGTGATAGAAGCCAAAATTCTCATGCAAAAATTgtggataaataaatatcaatggGATGATGAAGTCTCTAAAGACATATTGGACTCATGGATCGTATTTTCTGACACCTTACCTTGTCTAAATCAGCTGAAAATTCCACGTTGGGTTCTCAGTGATAACTGTGAACGGTACGAAATACACGTTTTCTCAGACGCGTCACAGAGCGCGTACGGCGCTTGTTTATATATAAGGTCCGTGCAGCGTTCAGGGTCAGTAAATGTAACACTTGTTACATCTAAATGTAAGGTAGCGCCCATAAAGCCCATGACGATACCTCGTTTGGAGCTTTGCGGAGCTTTATTGGCTGCAAGGTTGTGCACTAAGGTATTATCTTCTTTAACTCTCCAAGTTGACAAATGTCACTTTTGGTGTGACTCTACCATTGTGCTGGGGTGGCTAACAACATCACCATTGCAGCTAAAACATTTCGTTCGCAACCGTGTTCACGAAATTCAGGAGAGTACAGAGGGTCACTTGTGGAGCTACGTACCGTCGAAAGACAATCCGGCGGATCTGGTTTCCCGCGGGCTGAAGGCCGATTCCATCAGCAATTCATCATTGTGGTGGTCTGGTCCCACTTTCTTGTTGAAAGATGAAGTATTGTGGCCAAAAATGCCCAATCAAAAAGAGAAACACGATCTACCGGAGTTAATTTCATGTTCTGTCGTGTGTTGTAGTACTAATGTAGATcctatttgtaatttaattaagaacacatctaatcttatttatttacaaaaaacaatagcatatttacaaagatttatttataactttagaAACAAATCCAACAAACGAACCGGTCATTTTTCAGTCACTGAACTTAAAACCTCATTATATTTACTGTTGCACAAAGCTCAGTTGGAAATGTTTCCTGAAGAATATGCTATTCTCAAAGCCAAGAAATCCTTACCAAATAAGAATAGACTTATTTCCTTGTCTCCTTATTTAGACTCAAACAACCTCATACGCGTGGGTGGTAGGCTTGATAACTCTCCGTATAGTTTCGATACTAAGCATCCCATCCTATTATGTAGCAAGCATCATTTTACCAAACTAATCtttcattattatcatttaaaatatttacatgctGGTCCCCAGCTCTTATTAGCAAATATAAGACAAAGTTATTGGCCTTTGGGCGGTAGAATCCTTGCCAAGAACATTGTGGCAAAATGTGTTCGTTGTTGTAGATACAAGGCGCAATGTGCTCAACCTATCATGGGGCAATTACCATCTTCACGGTCTGAATTATTATATCCGTTTTTACATTGCAGCGTTGATTACGCAGGACCAGTGATGATAGCGGACAGGAAAGGCAGAGGTTGCAAGCTAATTAAAGCTTATTTGGCAATCTTTGTCTGCAATGCCACTAAAGCATGTCATGTCGAGCTCGTTACGGCTTTATCCAGTGAAGCTTATATAGCCGCGCTCAAtcgctttgtttcacgtcgtggGAAACCACAAAGTATCACGTCGGACAATGGCACAAACTTTGTCGGAACATCGAGTGAACTATCAAAGGTTCTTGCCAGATCTGACCTTGAAGGTCAATTGGCTCTTGAGggaattgaatttaaattcattCCTGCATATAGTCCCCATTTCAACGGTTTAGCGGAGGCAGCCGTTCGTTCCATAAAACACCATTTAAAAAGGTTGTTACATACCACTCATTTTACCTATGAGGAAATGGCTACATGCCTCGCTCAAATAGAAGCTGTTTTAAACTCCCGTCCTCTTACTCCTCTTTCCTCAAATCCTCTTGACTTTTCCGCACTGACACCTTCCCACTTCTTAATTGGCCGACAACTTAATGCTCTACCTCATTCACAGGATTCTGATGTAGACATTGGGAAGATCAACCGCCTGGAACGCTTCAAGAGAATCGAATGCATTCGTCGACATTTCTGGGACCGTTTTTCCCTAGAATACGTGGCTCTTCTTCAGCAAAAGTAA
- the LOC118281469 gene encoding uncharacterized protein LOC118281469 isoform X3 — MADEKIAKLVKRRSCMKSKLTVFGNYLHTLESCNELSSLQLLDLETRFNRFGSLYDDFDKLQCDIEMLSEEPDDEGEEREQFENQYYKLVAAARRLLGARPHQSSQLPDESVASCGDGRSGGFKSNCVRLPKINLPSFHGHYQNWLEFRDTYLSLIHLRSDIDNINKLHYLRASLKGSALLIIDNLDFKAENYEAAWNLLCSRYDNKRLLVNNHVHALFNVEHIKHESCSAIRHLIDVTNKNLRALSTLDQPTQYWDTLIIHMMAEKLDSVTHREWEEHRNTLNNPPSLEIFITFLSNKADLLETLQENKSKTKIHNKNSLDTIKNHYNQPTSTKYTQNTYLQYNTNKKHNNTYKKSLTCPMCNQNHFLFSCEAFRSLSIEERRQKAKDAKVCLNCLRPGHIETRCNLVPCKYCKKKHSTLLHMHEAETTVQPSLPVSNLDSFSSSTDVLDTTTPPIVLLSTALVRVVDSKGNVHTARVLLDNGSTANFVSEFLCES, encoded by the exons ATGGCTGACGAAAAGATTGCTAAGTTAGTTAAACGACGTAGCTGTATGAAGTCTAAATTGACAGTATTTGGTAACTACCTACATACTTTAGAAAGTTGCAATGAACTTAGCAGTTTACAGCTTTTAGACTTAGAAACAAGGTTCAACAGATTTGGTAGCTTATACGATGATTTCGACAAATTACAGTGCGACATCGAGATGTTGTCGGAGGAACCCGACGATGAAGGCGAGGAGCGTGAGCAGTTCGAGAATCAGTACTACAAGCTCGTGGCGGCGGCGCGGAGACTACTCGGTGCTCGCCCTCACCAGTCTTCTCAACTTCCGGATGAATCCGTGGCGAGTTGCGGGGATGGACGCTCAGGTGGTTTCAAATCCAATTGCGTTAGATTGCCAAAAATTAATTTACCCTCTTTTCATGGTCACTATCAAAACTGGCTTGAGTTTAGGGACACTTATTTGTCATTGATACATTTAAGGTCAGACATAGATAACATAAATAAGCTGCACTATCTGCGAGCTTCACTTAAAGGTAGTGCACTATTAATTATtgataatttagattttaaagcAGAAAATTACGAGGCCGCTTGGAATTTATTGTGCAGTAGGTACGACAACAAAAGGTTACTCGTGAATAATCATGTTCACGCATTATTTAATGTTGAACACATAAAACATGAATCATGTTCAGCAATACGCCATCTTATAGacgtaactaataaaaatttacGTGCGTTGTCGACGTTGGATCAACCAACTCAGTACTGGGACACGCTTATCATTCATATGATGGCGGAGAAGTTAGATAGTGTTACACATAGGGAATGGGAAGAACATAGAAACACCTTAAATAATCCTCCATCTTTAGAAATTTTCATAACTTTTCTTAGTAACAAAGCAGATTTATTGGAAactttacaagaaaataaaagtaaaactaaaatacacaacaaaaattcattagatacaataaaaaatcattacaatCAACCTACATCTACAAAATACactcaaaatacatatttacaatataatacaaataaaaaacataacaatacatataaaaaatcctTAACTTGCCCAATGTGTAATCAGAATCATTTCTTATTCAGTTGTGAAGCATTTAGATCTCTTTCAATTGAAGAACGTAGACAGAAGGCTAAAGATGCTAAGGTATGTCTCAATTGTCTACGACCAGGGCATATTGAAACAAGATGTAACCTAGTTCCTTGTAAATATTGCAAGAAAAAGCATAGCACGCTGCTTCACATGCATGAGGCAGAAACTACCGTTCAACCATCTCTTCCAGTTAGCAATTTAGATAGTTTTTCTAGCTCAACAGATGTTCTGGACACGACTACTCCTCCGATTGTTTTGCTTTCCACAGCGCTCGTGAGGGTGGTGGACAGCAAGGGCAACGTGCACACAGCTCGGGTACTGCTCGATAATGGCAGTACAGCCAACTTCGTGTCAGAATTCCTTTGCG AGTCTTGA
- the LOC118281469 gene encoding uncharacterized protein LOC118281469 isoform X2, with the protein MADEKIAKLVKRRSCMKSKLTVFGNYLHTLESCNELSSLQLLDLETRFNRFGSLYDDFDKLQCDIEMLSEEPDDEGEEREQFENQYYKLVAAARRLLGARPHQSSQLPDESVASCGDGRSGGFKSNCVRLPKINLPSFHGHYQNWLEFRDTYLSLIHLRSDIDNINKLHYLRASLKGSALLIIDNLDFKAENYEAAWNLLCSRYDNKRLLVNNHVHALFNVEHIKHESCSAIRHLIDVTNKNLRALSTLDQPTQYWDTLIIHMMAEKLDSVTHREWEEHRNTLNNPPSLEIFITFLSNKADLLETLQENKSKTKIHNKNSLDTIKNHYNQPTSTKYTQNTYLQYNTNKKHNNTYKKSLTCPMCNQNHFLFSCEAFRSLSIEERRQKAKDAKVCLNCLRPGHIETRCNLVPCKYCKKKHSTLLHMHEAETTVQPSLPVSNLDSFSSSTDVLDTTTPPIVLLSTALVRVVDSKGNVHTARVLLDNGSTANFVSEFLCGF; encoded by the exons ATGGCTGACGAAAAGATTGCTAAGTTAGTTAAACGACGTAGCTGTATGAAGTCTAAATTGACAGTATTTGGTAACTACCTACATACTTTAGAAAGTTGCAATGAACTTAGCAGTTTACAGCTTTTAGACTTAGAAACAAGGTTCAACAGATTTGGTAGCTTATACGATGATTTCGACAAATTACAGTGCGACATCGAGATGTTGTCGGAGGAACCCGACGATGAAGGCGAGGAGCGTGAGCAGTTCGAGAATCAGTACTACAAGCTCGTGGCGGCGGCGCGGAGACTACTCGGTGCTCGCCCTCACCAGTCTTCTCAACTTCCGGATGAATCCGTGGCGAGTTGCGGGGATGGACGCTCAGGTGGTTTCAAATCCAATTGCGTTAGATTGCCAAAAATTAATTTACCCTCTTTTCATGGTCACTATCAAAACTGGCTTGAGTTTAGGGACACTTATTTGTCATTGATACATTTAAGGTCAGACATAGATAACATAAATAAGCTGCACTATCTGCGAGCTTCACTTAAAGGTAGTGCACTATTAATTATtgataatttagattttaaagcAGAAAATTACGAGGCCGCTTGGAATTTATTGTGCAGTAGGTACGACAACAAAAGGTTACTCGTGAATAATCATGTTCACGCATTATTTAATGTTGAACACATAAAACATGAATCATGTTCAGCAATACGCCATCTTATAGacgtaactaataaaaatttacGTGCGTTGTCGACGTTGGATCAACCAACTCAGTACTGGGACACGCTTATCATTCATATGATGGCGGAGAAGTTAGATAGTGTTACACATAGGGAATGGGAAGAACATAGAAACACCTTAAATAATCCTCCATCTTTAGAAATTTTCATAACTTTTCTTAGTAACAAAGCAGATTTATTGGAAactttacaagaaaataaaagtaaaactaaaatacacaacaaaaattcattagatacaataaaaaatcattacaatCAACCTACATCTACAAAATACactcaaaatacatatttacaatataatacaaataaaaaacataacaatacatataaaaaatcctTAACTTGCCCAATGTGTAATCAGAATCATTTCTTATTCAGTTGTGAAGCATTTAGATCTCTTTCAATTGAAGAACGTAGACAGAAGGCTAAAGATGCTAAGGTATGTCTCAATTGTCTACGACCAGGGCATATTGAAACAAGATGTAACCTAGTTCCTTGTAAATATTGCAAGAAAAAGCATAGCACGCTGCTTCACATGCATGAGGCAGAAACTACCGTTCAACCATCTCTTCCAGTTAGCAATTTAGATAGTTTTTCTAGCTCAACAGATGTTCTGGACACGACTACTCCTCCGATTGTTTTGCTTTCCACAGCGCTCGTGAGGGTGGTGGACAGCAAGGGCAACGTGCACACAGCTCGGGTACTGCTCGATAATGGCAGTACAGCCAACTTCGTGTCAGAATTCCTTTGCG GATTCTGA